A window from Onychostoma macrolepis isolate SWU-2019 chromosome 07, ASM1243209v1, whole genome shotgun sequence encodes these proteins:
- the LOC131544018 gene encoding intelectin-like, translating into MFSGILLSLSLSLNLWFCEVTLTTQQEAPYIIMDETNINPEVAKLLGRIKYVAQSCKEIREKYHVHDDGLYYLISSRGVLYQTFCDMTTAGGGWTLVASVHENNMYGKCTVGDRWSSQQGSDPNHPDGDGTWANTVTFGAAEAATSDDYKNPGYFDIVAQDVSVWHVPNNSDLEHWTTASILRYHTENHFLTLHGGNLFNLFKKFPVRFGIGTCNVDNGPAIPIVYDTGNMISTKYLYGPNPRGIFEPGFIAFRVFNTEKAAMAICSGVKPTGCHTEHFCIGGGGHFPEGVPRQCGDFTSFDWDGYGTNTGWSASKEITEAAVLLFYR; encoded by the exons atgttttcaggGATCCTTCTCAGCCTCTCACTCTCACTGAATTTATGGTTCTGTGAGGTAACATTAA caACTCAACAAGAAGCACCATATATTATTATGGATGAAACCAACATCAACCCTGAGGTTGCAAAACTTCTGGGCAGAATTAAATATGTTGCTCAAAGCTGCAAAGAAATTCGTGAGAAGTATCATGTTCATGATG ACGGCCTGTACTATCTGATCTCATCAAGAGGGGTCCTTTACCAGACGTTCTGTGATATGACCACTGCTGGCGGCGGCTGGACGCTGGTGGCCAGTGTTCATGAAAACAACATGTATGGAAAGTGCACTGTTGGCGATCGCTGGTCTAGTCAGCAGGGCAGCGACCCAAACCACCCTGATGGTGACGGGACATGGGCAAACACAGTCACATTCGGAGCTGCAGAAGCTGCTACAAGTGATGATTATAAG aaTCCTGGATACTTTGACATTGTGGCACAGGATGTGTCTGTGTGGCATGTTCCTAATAATAGTGATCTGGAACACTGGACCACTGCCTCCATCCTGAGATACCACACTGAAAATCACTTCTTAACCCTACATGGAGGAAACCTTTTCAATTTATTCAAG AAATTCCCTGTGAGGTTTGGAATCGGGACATGCAATGTTGATAATGGACCTGCTATTCCAATAGTGTATGATACTGGAAATATGATATCAACCAAATATCTGTATGGTCCTAATCCAAGAG GGATATTTGAGCCTGGATTCATCGCATTCAGGGTCTTCAATACCGAAAAGGCAGCTATGGCTATTTGTTCAGGCGTTAAACCAACTGGTTGTCACACCGAACAT TTCTGTATTGGTGGAGGTGGACACTTTCCTGAGGGGGTCCCTAGACAGTGTGGGGACTTTACGAGCTTCGACTGGGATGGCTATGGTACTAATACAGGATGGAGTGCTTCCAAAGAGATAACTGAAGCAGCTGTACTTCTGTTTTATCGCTGA